The sequence AACGGGACACCGTTCTCAGAGTGATTCTCTCGCGGGAAGCCAGGCCATCAATTTACTTACAGGGTGGAGCGGTGATTAGTAACCTTGCGCAGGTGGGAATCAGTCACCGAATCTATGAACGGCTCACGCTCGATGGGAGTGTCGCATATGGTTTTGGCCAATTTTTCCCAAATACGAGTGATGCGACGTTTCGAAATATCACCGGATCGGTGGGGCTGAGCTACAAGCTGACTAGGAATGTCACAGGAGATATTACCTATAGGTACACAAACATCAATAGCAGCTCGGGCGCAGTTGATTACATAGTCTCTCGGCATGTGGCTGGGTTTTTTCTGATTGCTGAATGGAAGTAGGAATAGGACCAGTATGGAATCGCAGGCTCGGGCCGAAGCGCGAGTGAGTGGACCCAGGAGGAAGCTGATCATTGAGAGGCGGAGCAGCCTCTTTGATCTCAACTGGTCTGCTCTCTGGGAATATCGCGAGTTGGGGTATGTGCTGATCTGGCGGGACCTCGCGGTCCGCTATAAGCAAACCGCGATTGGTGTGGCCTGGGTGATTCTGCAGCCGTTGATCACGATGCTGATCTTTACGGCGGTATTCGGGAGGATGGCCAAAGTCCCATCGGATGGGGTGTGGTATCCCGTGTTTTCGTTGACGGCCCTGCTTCCGTGGACCTATTTTTCCCAAGCCGTCAGTCGCGCTGGGGAAAGTGTGGTGACGAACGGCAGGATGGTCAGCAAGATCTATTTCCCACGACTATGGCTTCCGATCGCCATGGTCATCTCGCCCTTGGTTGACTTTGCATTGTCCATGGTGCTGTTGTTCGGGCTGCTCATTTACGCGGGAATTCCCCTCACCTGGAAAGTGGCCACGCTGCCGGTCTTCATCCTTCTCGCGATGCTCACGGCGCTTGGGATAAGCCTGTTTACGTCGGCCATGAATGTGAAGTATCGGGACGTAGGTCATGCGATCCCGTTTGTCATCCAGATATGGATGTTTCTGACCCCGGTTGTGTACCCGGTCAGCCTTGTGCCGGAGCACTGGAGATGGCTCTATGGCCTCAATCCGATGGTGGGGGTCATTGAAGGCTTTCGTTGGGCATTGTTGGGGCGGACGGCTCCGGATCCAGCGGTCATGGTGGAAAGTGCCGCCGTACTTGCGGTCGTGGTCATGGCGGGCCTGGTCTATTTCAGACAGATGGAACGGCGTTTTGCGGATATTATTTGAGCGGCGCGGCCTAGGGGCCGCGAAATCGCGCAATGGGTGGGGATGACGGACATGAGCGATATAGCTATCCGCGTTGAAGGGCTCTCGAAACAGTACAAAATCGGTGGCGGTCGAAAGAAAGATGACGGTACCTTGCGAGATCATCTGATGGCAGGTGTGAAATCCCTATGGAGGGGCAACCGCCAAAGCCAGGTCGTCAGAAACGGAGGTGAGGCATCTTCAGAGCCAGGAGTCGCATCGGATACATTCTGGGCCTTGCAAGATGTATCGTTCGAAGTAAAGCCGGGGGAAACGGTGGGAATCATTGGCCGCAATGGCGCGGGGAAAAGTACGTTGCTCAAGATGATTTCGCGCATCACGGAGCCCACTCGTGGCCGCATCGAGCTCTACGGCCGTGTAGCGTCTCTCTTGGAGGTCGGGACAGGCTTTCACAGTGAACTCACCGGACGGGAAAATGTCTATCTCAATGGGACGATTCTTGGGATGAAACGGGGCGAGATCACCCGCAAGTTCGATGAGATCGTGGCATTTGCTGAAGTGGAACGGTTTATTGACACGCCGGTCAAGCGCTATTCCAGCGGCATGAATCTGCGACTGGCATTTGCCGTGGCCGCTCATCTGGAACCAGATGTCTTGATAATCGATGAGGTACTGGCAGTCGGAGATGCCGCCTTCCAGAAGAAGTGCTTAGGCAAAATGGAGGGTGTGGCGGAAGAAGGGCGGACTATCTTCTTCGTGAGTCACAATATGCCTGCCGTCACCCGACTCTGTAAGCGAGTGCTCTGTCTGGATCAGGGAAAACTGTGTGGAGACGGGCCCTCTCATGAGGTGGTCAAGGCCTATCTGCACTCAGAGCTGGGCACAATGGCACAACGCGAATGGCCGGATCCGCGAAGGGCTCCGAGCGGCGGAATCGCTCGGTTGCGGGCGGTTCGAGTGTGTACCGAGGATGGCGAAACCACCGAGAAGATCGATATCCGGAAGCCGGTTGGAATCGAGATGCAGTATGAAGTGCTCAAATTCGGAAACAAGATGCACGCGACCGTGACGTTGTACAACGAAGAAGGGGTGCGCCTTTTTGACTCGATCGAGCTCGACCCGACCTGGCGAGGTCGGATTCGGCCGCCGGGCCGCTACCAGAGCACTGTCTGGATTCCCGGCAATTACCTGGCTGAAGGAACCATGTTCGTGAATGTCAACGTAGACACTCACGATCCTGAGGTCGAGCAATTCTACGTGCGTCAGGCTGTGGCGTTTGTCGTGATCGACAGTCTTGATGGAGATTCGGCGCGCGGTGACTACGCTGGGGCACTTCCTGGTGTCGTACGGCCACTCTTGACTTGGAATACCAAGTTCTGCGCAGAGGATACGATTATGGATGGGGAAAAGGCCTCCGCCACATAAACAACAGGATAGCGAATCCACGTGCTCCCTCTAGCCTTGTCTCATCGGGTGCACTCGATGTCTTGGAGACGCCCTCTATGGAAAAGAAGCGAAAGCCATTAGTCAGCGTCCTCACACCAGTGTACAACGGAGAGAAGTACCTTCCGGAGTGTATCGAGAGTGTGCTGGCGCAAACCTACCAGAATTGGGAATATATCATTGCCAATAATCGAAGTACCGATCATACGGTTGAAATAGCGCTGGCCTA is a genomic window of Candidatus Nitrospira kreftii containing:
- a CDS encoding Transport permease protein, encoding MESQARAEARVSGPRRKLIIERRSSLFDLNWSALWEYRELGYVLIWRDLAVRYKQTAIGVAWVILQPLITMLIFTAVFGRMAKVPSDGVWYPVFSLTALLPWTYFSQAVSRAGESVVTNGRMVSKIYFPRLWLPIAMVISPLVDFALSMVLLFGLLIYAGIPLTWKVATLPVFILLAMLTALGISLFTSAMNVKYRDVGHAIPFVIQIWMFLTPVVYPVSLVPEHWRWLYGLNPMVGVIEGFRWALLGRTAPDPAVMVESAAVLAVVVMAGLVYFRQMERRFADII
- a CDS encoding ABC transporter; protein product: MSDIAIRVEGLSKQYKIGGGRKKDDGTLRDHLMAGVKSLWRGNRQSQVVRNGGEASSEPGVASDTFWALQDVSFEVKPGETVGIIGRNGAGKSTLLKMISRITEPTRGRIELYGRVASLLEVGTGFHSELTGRENVYLNGTILGMKRGEITRKFDEIVAFAEVERFIDTPVKRYSSGMNLRLAFAVAAHLEPDVLIIDEVLAVGDAAFQKKCLGKMEGVAEEGRTIFFVSHNMPAVTRLCKRVLCLDQGKLCGDGPSHEVVKAYLHSELGTMAQREWPDPRRAPSGGIARLRAVRVCTEDGETTEKIDIRKPVGIEMQYEVLKFGNKMHATVTLYNEEGVRLFDSIELDPTWRGRIRPPGRYQSTVWIPGNYLAEGTMFVNVNVDTHDPEVEQFYVRQAVAFVVIDSLDGDSARGDYAGALPGVVRPLLTWNTKFCAEDTIMDGEKASAT